From Mycobacterium lacus, one genomic window encodes:
- the idsB gene encoding geranylgeranyl diphosphate synthase IdsB — MVGAADLTGGALTLETGFLGNIPSDVAQTLLGRVRTSCDPVLHMAIESLGEPLATMAGYHLGWWNSDRSEVAGSSGKFIRAALVCAVAAACGGDAVDAVLVAAAVELVHNFTLLHDDVMDGDTTRRGRPTVWSVWGVDEAILLGDALHALAIRILTDLRDHSVALEAIMRLEASCLDLCVGQLEDCSFEGHQEVTVDDYLHMAGRKTAALMGCCCALGALSANADDPTIAALERFGYELGLAFQCVDDLIGIWGDPGVTGKPAGNDLARRKATLPVVAALNSKSEAAIELAALYQSSVAMTATDIDRAAALIEVAGGRLAVQRCADEQIQAAVAALPDAVRTQDLIALSELICRRER; from the coding sequence ATGGTAGGGGCCGCGGACCTTACGGGAGGCGCGTTGACTCTGGAGACAGGATTTCTTGGGAATATTCCTTCCGATGTTGCGCAAACATTGTTAGGACGCGTTCGAACCTCCTGTGATCCCGTGTTGCACATGGCTATCGAGTCCTTGGGTGAGCCGTTGGCGACGATGGCGGGCTATCATCTTGGCTGGTGGAATTCCGATAGATCTGAGGTAGCCGGATCGTCGGGCAAGTTCATTCGCGCCGCCCTTGTCTGTGCGGTGGCTGCGGCCTGTGGCGGTGATGCCGTCGATGCAGTCCTGGTTGCGGCTGCTGTCGAATTGGTGCACAACTTTACGTTGCTGCATGACGATGTGATGGATGGGGACACGACTCGCAGGGGACGACCGACGGTGTGGAGTGTGTGGGGCGTCGATGAGGCCATCCTGCTGGGAGATGCACTGCACGCCTTAGCGATTCGAATACTGACCGACTTGCGAGATCATTCTGTCGCACTCGAGGCGATCATGCGCTTGGAGGCGTCGTGCCTGGACTTGTGCGTAGGCCAGCTCGAGGACTGCTCATTCGAAGGCCACCAGGAAGTTACGGTCGACGACTACCTACATATGGCGGGGCGCAAGACCGCGGCGCTGATGGGTTGTTGTTGTGCCCTAGGAGCTTTGAGCGCCAATGCAGATGACCCGACGATTGCTGCGTTGGAACGGTTTGGTTATGAGTTAGGGCTTGCGTTTCAATGCGTCGATGATTTGATTGGCATCTGGGGTGACCCTGGCGTGACGGGAAAGCCAGCAGGCAATGATCTTGCTCGGCGTAAAGCGACGCTGCCGGTGGTAGCGGCACTGAACTCGAAATCCGAAGCAGCGATAGAACTCGCAGCGCTCTATCAATCTAGTGTCGCAATGACAGCGACTGATATCGATCGGGCGGCCGCGCTGATTGAGGTCGCCGGGGGCCGACTGGCCGTGCAGCGATGTGCCGATGAACAGATCCAGGCCGCTGTCGCGGCGCTGCCCGACGCCGTGAGAACCCAAGATCTGATCGCGTTGTCCGAACTGATTTGCCGCCGGGAGCGCTGA
- the mftG gene encoding mycofactocin dehydrogenase MftG, which yields MTAAAQHSDVLIVGAGSAGSVVAERLSANPDCVVTVLEAGPGLADPGLLAQTANGLQLPIGAASPLVRRYQTQLTERPVRRLLIVRGATVGGSGAINGGYFCRGLPRDFDGYRIPGWAWPDVVEHFRAIETDLDFDGPAHGSTGPIPIRRTHEMTGTTERFIAAAQGAGFAWIADLNDVGNPPAVGVGPVPLNIVDGVRTGPGAAYLIPALTRANLTVLDRTQALRLRFSGAAAVGVDAIGPEGPTVFTADRIVLCAGAIQSAQLLMLSGIGDVAMLRAAGVAVVAALPVGIRCSDHPEWVLPTKWNAAAGRPVLEVVLNTADDVEIRPYTGGFVAMTDDDTAGHPDWPHIGVALMRPRARGRLTLVSPDPRVALRIEHRYDSEPDDIAALRRGTELARELVGSASRLGEPAWSTSQHLCGSAPMGTDDDRDAVVDRRCRVRGIENLWVIDGSVLPGITSRGPHATVVMLAHRAAEFVE from the coding sequence TTGACTGCAGCCGCCCAGCACAGCGATGTACTGATCGTCGGTGCGGGAAGCGCTGGATCGGTTGTTGCCGAGCGTCTTTCGGCAAATCCCGATTGTGTGGTGACGGTGCTCGAGGCGGGCCCGGGATTGGCCGACCCGGGGTTGCTGGCCCAGACCGCCAACGGGTTGCAGCTGCCGATCGGTGCCGCCAGCCCGCTGGTCCGGCGTTACCAGACCCAGTTGACCGAGCGGCCGGTCCGCCGGCTGCTGATCGTGCGCGGAGCGACGGTTGGCGGTTCCGGGGCCATCAATGGCGGCTATTTCTGTCGCGGTCTACCGCGTGACTTCGATGGCTACCGCATCCCCGGCTGGGCCTGGCCCGACGTTGTCGAACATTTTCGCGCCATCGAAACTGACCTGGATTTCGACGGTCCCGCCCACGGCAGCACTGGACCCATTCCGATTCGCCGGACACACGAAATGACTGGCACCACAGAACGTTTCATAGCAGCTGCCCAGGGCGCGGGGTTTGCCTGGATTGCCGACCTCAACGACGTTGGAAACCCGCCGGCCGTGGGCGTGGGCCCGGTCCCGCTCAACATCGTCGACGGTGTCCGGACCGGGCCGGGGGCCGCATACCTGATACCTGCGCTGACCCGGGCTAACCTGACTGTGCTGGACCGGACGCAAGCGCTGCGATTGCGCTTTTCCGGCGCCGCCGCGGTGGGTGTGGACGCGATCGGCCCAGAGGGTCCAACGGTATTTACCGCTGACCGAATAGTGTTGTGTGCCGGGGCGATTCAGTCAGCGCAGCTGCTGATGCTCTCCGGTATCGGTGACGTGGCGATGCTGCGGGCGGCGGGTGTGGCGGTGGTGGCGGCGCTGCCGGTGGGGATACGCTGCAGCGATCATCCCGAATGGGTGCTGCCCACCAAGTGGAATGCGGCTGCCGGCCGGCCAGTGTTGGAAGTGGTGCTCAATACCGCCGATGATGTCGAGATCAGGCCTTATACAGGCGGTTTCGTGGCGATGACCGATGATGACACCGCGGGGCATCCCGACTGGCCGCACATCGGGGTCGCGCTCATGCGGCCACGTGCGCGCGGGCGGCTCACATTGGTGTCGCCCGATCCGCGGGTAGCGCTCCGCATCGAGCACCGGTACGACAGCGAGCCCGACGATATCGCCGCGCTGCGCCGGGGCACCGAATTGGCCCGCGAGTTGGTGGGTTCGGCATCCAGACTCGGGGAACCGGCGTGGTCGACGTCGCAGCACCTGTGTGGTTCCGCCCCGATGGGCACCGACGATGACCGCGACGCCGTCGTCGATCGGCGATGCCGTGTGCGTGGCATCGAGAACCTGTGGGTGATTGACGGGTCAGTGTTGCCCGGGATCACCAGCCGCGGTCCGCACGCGACGGTCGTGATGCTGGCCCACCGCGCCGCCGAGTTCGTCGAATAG